The following nucleotide sequence is from Citrus sinensis cultivar Valencia sweet orange chromosome 6, DVS_A1.0, whole genome shotgun sequence.
TTATGCTCTGGAGACTGCTGTTTTGCTTAGTGTACGTTGCCTTTCATACTCTTTTTAAGAGAGTTGAGTACTTATTATGGAAATGGTAACACATTTGCACCGAATTTTTAGCTATTTTATTTCTGATCCCTTCCTGCCCCAATCTGTAATATCTAGTTCTGAATTCTGAAAAATGACTGGTTTGAAGCGGACTGCTTTAGTCGTAGGCTTACTTTAACTGTCAAATATGCAGCCGAGTGAGGCTTCAATTGTACttacaaatcttaaatgtGCCCGTCGTGTATCATTGGGGAAAGCTGTTAAGAAATTTACGATGTTGGAACTCTGCTAATTACTCAAATCTGTACATTTATAATCAAACTTAAGAAGAATTACTGGTGGCAAGTTCCTATGACTTGTGTttaagagataaaaaaaaatggtaatatTCGtacttttagattttattggCAATGAGCTCAGTGCTTCTCTTGGGTGGAAAGCGGCTCTTTTCAAATTGTTTGGCTGTGAATGTAACAAATCTAGTGATTTGTCCCATTGCTTGCCTGTCTTACCTTTTCTGGagaattcttttattttcattttggctCAATCTGTCATAAACTTGAGATTTCAGGGAGCTGCAATAGTGGATCAACCAGTATGCATAATACGGTGGGGAGCGTTCACAGATGAACCTAACCCTTGGATCAGTTCATGGGGCTTTGATGAAAATTCTGGCTCAATGGTATGTTTCAAAATCCTCCAGTATGCAGTTGATTAATGGTTCATTTCCCAAAAGCTTATATAACTTGTAGATCTCTTCAACCTGGGAATTGAAGAGAACATTGAACATGATTTTGGAACTtccaattttgttttaaggaATTTGATaggaaggaaaagaaatatgtTGTTCTCACATGTATGAATATCATAATTTGGTTACATTCATTGATAAAGCAAGTAATCAGAACTGTTGAATATGATTCAGTAACTATGCTAATAATTTGGGAATCTTTGGAAATCTAAGTATTTGTTTAAGGCAAAATTAGGGGACTGATCAGTAGGcagaaattttttcatgaaggggaaaaaaaaaggggattGTCATGAATGGGAATAATTATAGAGTTTTTGAACTTAGATGAGTCTCGTGGGCTGATAAAATTGCGGATCTGTGATCTTTCTCTCTTTCGCAATGAAGCAGGATCAAACCTACAGTCTGTAGCACTTGAGTATGAACACAGTAACCTGTATAATATGTGGAATCAACAATCATATTtcattttaagttaattaacaTTGATGATTCTGTTAAGCTAACAGTTTATAATTTTAGCAGACCACTCATGTGGGGCAGTTTGTTTCTACCCCTGGAGAAGCAGTAACTGTTGCTCAGGATGCCGTTAAAACAATGATAGCCAAAGGGTACGTTTTGAGCAAAGATGCATTAGTCAAGGCCAAAGCTCTAGATGAGTCTTATGGACTCTCAGCTTCTGCAGCAGCAAAGGTAGCTGAGCTTAGCAATAGAATTGGGCTCACTGATAAGATCAATGCCAGCATGGAGGCTATAAAATCAGTGGATGAGAAGTATCATGTTTCAGACATCACCAAATCAGCTGCATCGTTCACAGGGAAAACAGCTGTTGCAGCTGGTACTGCTGTAGTCAATAGCAGATACTTTGCCGAGGGGGCTCTTTGGGTTTCTGGAGTTTTGGAACGCGCAGCTAAAGCTGCAGCTGATTTCGGTGCTCATGGTGCTAAATAAAGGATATTTTaggtttataaaattatctattTTCAGTCTGTTTGCCCAAAAGATCAATTGCAAATAAacagtcaaataaataaattctgaGATATACCAGGCTTGTTTAGGTTGTTTGGCTTGCATCTGTGAATTACAGTTCCTGACCTGCTTCTTTATGGATTATATGGCTGTTAATACATCTCAGGCTTAGCAGTTCCTAAGCAACACACGTTTTGCTAGCTCCATTGGTGCACAATAAAATCCCATAACATTATATTTCAGAAGGAGACATTTCCTTGTCCATGAATTGCCTAGGATTCCTTATAATATGATAGATTGTCTAGGATCACCATGGTTAGCATGTACCTGATTTTGATATGACGAGAATGGCACAGAGGGACCATCCATTTGTActctttttgcatttttgcttcttttctATGTTAATTCAGGTCATGTACGAAATCCAGGTTCTAAATCTCGTGATGACTTGACTCATGCTTTTTCCAGTGTGTTTGCTCCCGGCAGATGCGCTGTCCTGCAATACATGTTCTTGGAATTATAttgcttttgagttttgtATTCATTCTCTGATGACTGATGTTCATgcttttgttttatcatttacaCTGGCTTGTGATCGAGGACCACAGTTAAAATCCTCAGGATCTGAATTCAATGACCCTTTTTTAAAGTTGGTCCTCCAACAAAGCTGCCCGTGGGGCAATAAGCTGGTCTTATTGGGCAAGACTGTTGACCATCCGTTAGAATTTTCAGACAGCAACATGCATTGCACCATCAATCTGCTTTTCATCTGTGTACGCTAATAAATCATAGGCTGTATGGTTGTTACTTCCACATTTATGGAGCCAGCTCGATAACATTACTGCTTTTGAGTTACCTGTTAACtaattcttgattttcttgatTGGCATTTTCTTGTCTGCCAAC
It contains:
- the LOC102607750 gene encoding binding partner of ACD11 1-like is translated as MYAGGYVAEVVGLSPNATEKDIHEFFSHCGDPVHVEIIRSGECGGTAYVTFSNAYALETAVLLSGAAIVDQPVCIIRWGAFTDEPNPWISSWGFDENSGSMTTHVGQFVSTPGEAVTVAQDAVKTMIAKGYVLSKDALVKAKALDESYGLSASAAAKVAELSNRIGLTDKINASMEAIKSVDEKYHVSDITKSAASFTGKTAVAAGTAVVNSRYFAEGALWVSGVLERAAKAAADFGAHGAK